The following proteins are co-located in the Paracoccaceae bacterium Fryx2 genome:
- a CDS encoding Bax inhibitor-1/YccA family protein: protein MPEIQGRHAGFAPAAAYDQGLRAHMLRIYNYMGLGLALTGIVAVLVASVPALYVPIFTTPLKWLVMLAPLGFILFLSFKIESVSAATAQTLFWAFCAVMGLSLASIFLVFTGVSIGRAFFGAAAMFAAFSVYGYTTKRDLTQFGSFLMMGLIGVIIASIINIFLGSSALQFAISIIGILVFVGLTAWDTQAIKLQYAQQHDHETRQKMAVMGALSLYLNFINIFQLLLSLTGQREE, encoded by the coding sequence ATGCCCGAAATCCAGGGCCGCCACGCCGGCTTTGCCCCCGCCGCCGCCTATGACCAGGGCCTGCGCGCCCACATGCTGCGGATCTACAACTACATGGGCCTCGGCCTTGCGCTGACCGGGATAGTCGCGGTTCTGGTCGCCTCGGTTCCGGCGCTCTACGTGCCGATCTTCACCACGCCGCTGAAATGGCTGGTCATGCTCGCACCGCTGGGCTTCATCCTGTTCCTGTCGTTCAAGATCGAGTCGGTGTCGGCCGCCACGGCGCAGACGCTGTTCTGGGCCTTCTGCGCGGTGATGGGCCTGTCGCTGGCCTCGATCTTTCTGGTGTTCACCGGCGTTTCGATCGGCCGGGCCTTCTTCGGCGCGGCCGCGATGTTCGCCGCCTTCAGCGTTTACGGCTACACCACGAAACGCGACCTGACCCAGTTCGGCAGCTTCCTGATGATGGGCCTGATCGGGGTGATCATCGCCAGCATCATCAACATCTTCCTCGGCTCCTCGGCCCTGCAGTTTGCCATCTCGATCATCGGGATTCTGGTCTTCGTCGGGCTGACGGCCTGGGACACGCAGGCGATCAAGCTGCAATACGCCCAGCAGCACGACCACGAGACCCGGCAGAAGATGGCCGTCATGGGGGCGTTGTCGCTTTACCTGAACTTCATCAACATCTTCCAGCTTCTGCTGAGCCTGACCGGCCAGCGCGAAGAATGA
- a CDS encoding anti-sigma factor yields MQNVTEPVTDLDLAAYVDGQVDDWQRVRVEAHLARHPEAAARVMQDLHLQRELRLALTDAGSAGARQAADRLSRGLRRDGLMRRALRFAPVAVLAGVGWLGWAGLLPLGVATVNASAGPPEFVAAALAARDVSAIRFNMHSMPEVPDLDPEELRAMTGILLPAFAPDWTVLDAQVFPSPQGPGIEIVFDTPDLGRVAHFAVRPGAFAVTLPRSEPYGTLPLVWFQIGETAHVLIAETGDAERLTAAAEELSGSLY; encoded by the coding sequence ATGCAGAACGTGACTGAACCGGTCACCGATCTCGATCTGGCCGCCTATGTCGATGGCCAGGTCGACGACTGGCAGCGCGTCCGGGTCGAGGCGCATCTGGCGCGGCACCCCGAGGCGGCGGCGCGGGTGATGCAGGATCTGCATCTGCAGCGGGAACTGCGTCTGGCCCTGACCGACGCCGGGTCGGCGGGCGCGCGGCAAGCCGCGGACCGGCTGTCGCGCGGGCTGCGCCGTGACGGGCTGATGCGCCGCGCCCTGCGGTTTGCGCCGGTTGCCGTGCTGGCCGGGGTCGGCTGGCTGGGCTGGGCCGGGCTGCTGCCGCTGGGAGTCGCGACCGTCAACGCCTCTGCCGGGCCGCCGGAGTTCGTGGCCGCGGCACTGGCCGCGCGCGATGTCAGCGCGATCCGCTTCAACATGCACTCGATGCCCGAGGTGCCCGATCTTGACCCCGAGGAACTGCGCGCGATGACCGGCATCCTGCTGCCTGCCTTCGCGCCGGACTGGACGGTGCTGGATGCGCAGGTCTTTCCTTCGCCGCAGGGTCCTGGCATCGAGATCGTGTTCGACACGCCCGATCTGGGCCGGGTCGCGCATTTCGCGGTGCGCCCCGGCGCCTTCGCGGTGACGCTGCCCCGGTCCGAGCCCTACGGCACCTTGCCGCTCGTCTGGTTCCAGATCGGTGAAACCGCCCATGTGCTGATCGCCGAAACCGGTGACGCCGAACGCCTGACCGCCGCGGCCGAAGAGCTGAGCGGCAGCCTTTATTGA
- a CDS encoding sigma-70 family RNA polymerase sigma factor, with product MTNEPENIVGQLPALRRFALALSRDPSEAEDLVQEALLRGHEQRRMFRTGGNLKSWLFTILRHAFIDRRRSRQAEARREAAVAALAPTAIDAPQEAVVRLGQVRRAFLGLPDEQREALSLIALEGLTYAEAAQVAGVPVGTLMSRVARARASLRAFEDGETGAAGLRVVGGRDAERD from the coding sequence ATGACAAACGAACCTGAAAACATCGTCGGCCAGTTGCCCGCCCTGCGGCGCTTCGCGCTTGCGCTGTCGCGCGATCCGTCAGAGGCCGAGGATCTGGTTCAGGAGGCCTTGCTGCGCGGCCATGAGCAGCGGCGCATGTTCCGCACGGGCGGCAACCTGAAAAGCTGGCTCTTCACCATCCTGCGCCATGCCTTCATCGACCGGCGCCGCAGCCGACAGGCCGAGGCGCGGCGCGAGGCGGCGGTGGCGGCCCTGGCTCCCACGGCGATCGACGCACCGCAGGAAGCGGTGGTGCGGCTGGGCCAGGTGCGGCGTGCCTTTCTGGGCCTGCCGGACGAGCAGCGCGAGGCGCTGTCGCTGATCGCGCTTGAGGGGCTGACCTATGCCGAGGCCGCACAGGTGGCAGGCGTGCCGGTGGGCACGCTGATGTCGCGCGTGGCCCGAGCCCGCGCCAGCCTGAGAGCATTTGAGGACGGCGAAACCGGGGCCGCGGGCCTGCGAGTGGTGGGAGGGCGCGATGCAGAACGTGACTGA
- the secD gene encoding protein translocase subunit SecD has protein sequence MSKTLLSKRLLIWGVCLWGLLFALPNAFYPQVERHNDAVAVLMENGALPPDRQAELDGWPSWLPSGLVSLGLDLRGGAHLLAEVQVAEVYAARMDALWPQARDALRTIRDQVGGVRRQAAAPGELRIALSDPAGMEAALAAVRALATPVVSLTGVGQTDIAARAEGGVLVITLTEAERAASDERTMQQSLEIIRRRVDEVGTREPTIQRQGDNRILIQVPGIGSASDLKDLIGTTARLTFHPVVGRAASAETDPGPGNLILPSMDEPGAFYIIDRSPVVSGDELVDAQPAFDQNNRPAVSFRFDPAGARVFGDYTAANIGAPFAIVLDDEVISAPVIQSHIPGGSGIITGSFSVEESTELAVLLRAGALPAGMTFLEERTIGPELGQDSIDAGKRAAVIGMVAVIGFMVACYGTFGVMATVALGFNMVLLMAALSVLGATLTLPGIAGIVLTMGMAVDANVLIFERIREELRQGRPAARAIDIGFDKALSAIMDSNITGLLTALIMFAIGSGAVRGFAVTLGLGILTSMFTAVYVTRLIIGSWMRWRKPKAITVRGWLKLAPDHTVIDFFRVQWVTFGASVAAVAAALLLVATMGLNFGIDFKGGTTFRTETTQEPDLGAYRSALSALELGDVAISQVFDPAFRVDQHVAMIRVQAQAGAEAIAAETIAEVQEALRAVDSAITFTAVESVGPKVSAELIWLALMAVGAGAIGILAYVWLRFEWQFAVGTVAALVHDVIVTVGIFALFQLKFDLTIVAALLTILGYSVNDTVVIFDRLRENLAKYKAMPLRDLMNLSANETLSRTLMTAMTTLIALVVLLVFGGDVIRGFVFAMLFGVIIGTYSTLYVAKNIVLFLGLDRSDKPKRGADHEFANIDA, from the coding sequence ATGTCGAAAACCCTGCTTTCGAAACGCCTTCTGATCTGGGGCGTCTGTCTCTGGGGGCTGCTGTTTGCCCTGCCCAATGCCTTCTATCCGCAGGTGGAGCGGCACAATGATGCCGTCGCGGTGCTGATGGAAAACGGCGCGCTGCCGCCCGACCGGCAGGCCGAACTGGATGGCTGGCCGTCCTGGCTGCCCTCCGGCCTGGTCAGCCTCGGGCTCGACCTGCGCGGCGGCGCGCATCTGCTGGCGGAAGTTCAGGTGGCCGAGGTCTATGCCGCGCGGATGGATGCTCTCTGGCCGCAGGCCCGCGACGCGCTGCGCACCATCCGCGATCAGGTCGGCGGCGTGCGCAGGCAGGCGGCCGCCCCCGGCGAGTTGCGCATCGCGCTGTCCGATCCCGCCGGGATGGAGGCCGCCCTTGCGGCGGTGCGGGCGCTGGCCACGCCGGTTGTCAGCCTCACGGGCGTCGGGCAGACCGATATCGCGGCCCGCGCCGAAGGCGGGGTGCTGGTCATCACGCTGACCGAGGCGGAACGCGCGGCATCGGACGAACGCACCATGCAGCAGAGCCTGGAGATCATCCGCCGCCGGGTGGATGAAGTCGGCACCCGCGAACCGACCATCCAGCGCCAGGGCGACAACCGCATCCTGATCCAGGTGCCCGGCATCGGGTCGGCATCGGACCTGAAAGACCTGATCGGCACCACCGCAAGGCTGACGTTCCATCCGGTCGTCGGCCGCGCCGCCAGCGCGGAAACCGACCCCGGCCCCGGCAACCTGATCCTGCCGTCGATGGACGAGCCCGGCGCCTTCTACATCATCGACCGGAGCCCGGTCGTCAGCGGCGACGAGCTGGTCGATGCGCAACCGGCCTTCGACCAGAACAACCGCCCCGCCGTCAGCTTCCGCTTCGATCCGGCGGGCGCGCGGGTGTTTGGCGACTATACCGCCGCCAACATCGGGGCCCCCTTCGCCATCGTGCTGGATGACGAGGTGATCTCGGCCCCGGTGATCCAGAGCCACATCCCCGGCGGATCGGGAATCATCACCGGGTCGTTCTCGGTCGAGGAAAGCACCGAGTTGGCCGTGCTTCTGCGGGCAGGTGCCCTGCCTGCGGGCATGACCTTTCTGGAAGAACGCACCATCGGCCCCGAACTGGGCCAGGACAGCATCGACGCAGGCAAGCGTGCCGCGGTCATCGGCATGGTGGCGGTGATCGGCTTCATGGTGGCCTGCTATGGCACGTTCGGCGTCATGGCCACTGTCGCGCTCGGGTTCAACATGGTGCTGCTCATGGCGGCGCTGTCGGTGCTGGGGGCAACGCTGACCCTGCCCGGCATCGCGGGGATCGTGCTGACCATGGGCATGGCGGTCGATGCCAACGTGCTGATCTTCGAGCGCATCCGCGAGGAGCTGCGACAGGGCCGCCCCGCCGCCCGGGCCATCGACATCGGTTTCGACAAGGCCCTGTCCGCGATCATGGACAGCAACATCACCGGCCTTCTGACCGCGCTGATCATGTTCGCCATCGGCTCCGGCGCGGTGCGCGGCTTTGCGGTGACGCTGGGGCTCGGCATCCTCACCTCGATGTTCACGGCGGTCTATGTGACCCGGCTGATCATCGGGTCGTGGATGCGGTGGCGCAAGCCGAAGGCGATCACCGTCAGGGGGTGGCTGAAGCTGGCACCCGACCACACCGTGATCGACTTCTTCCGCGTGCAATGGGTCACCTTCGGCGCCTCGGTCGCGGCGGTCGCGGCCGCGCTGCTGCTGGTCGCGACCATGGGCCTGAACTTCGGGATCGACTTCAAGGGCGGCACCACCTTCCGCACCGAGACGACGCAGGAACCGGATCTGGGGGCCTACCGCAGCGCGCTTTCCGCGCTGGAGCTTGGCGATGTAGCCATCTCGCAGGTGTTCGACCCGGCGTTCCGGGTCGACCAGCATGTCGCGATGATCCGCGTGCAGGCGCAGGCCGGGGCCGAGGCCATTGCGGCCGAAACCATCGCAGAGGTGCAGGAGGCGCTGCGGGCCGTCGATTCGGCGATCACCTTCACGGCGGTGGAATCGGTCGGCCCCAAGGTTTCGGCCGAACTGATCTGGCTGGCACTGATGGCCGTGGGGGCCGGTGCCATCGGCATCCTCGCCTATGTCTGGCTGCGGTTCGAATGGCAGTTCGCGGTGGGCACGGTCGCGGCGCTGGTGCATGACGTGATCGTCACGGTCGGCATCTTCGCGCTGTTCCAGCTGAAGTTCGACCTGACCATCGTGGCGGCGCTGCTGACCATCCTCGGCTATTCGGTGAACGACACCGTGGTGATCTTCGACCGGTTGCGCGAGAACCTGGCGAAATACAAGGCCATGCCCCTGCGCGACCTGATGAACCTGTCGGCCAACGAAACCCTGAGCCGCACCCTGATGACCGCGATG